In Planctomycetia bacterium, the following proteins share a genomic window:
- the hisH gene encoding imidazole glycerol phosphate synthase subunit HisH, translating to MGRSWGGAGWVIGILEYETAEAEAVQTAFSAVGANAQLINSIDRLDRCSKVVLPPTSSFRSAVRFIRDRGFVTPLMRAIDQRRPVLGMAQGLHLLFDVSYEEGQHTGLGVIPGKVARFDFEGHPVEQKATLPHRGWNQVHWSRACPLFEGIESGERFYFDHSFHAEPLDIQLVVGRSNHGIDFSAAVWSGSVVGTQFLPVQSDSAGAKVLRNFAAI from the coding sequence GTGGGTCGTTCCTGGGGTGGAGCAGGCTGGGTGATCGGGATTCTCGAATATGAGACGGCTGAGGCAGAGGCGGTGCAGACCGCTTTTTCGGCTGTTGGCGCGAATGCCCAACTCATCAATTCAATCGATCGCCTGGACCGCTGTTCCAAGGTGGTGCTCCCACCGACGTCTTCGTTTCGATCCGCGGTGCGATTCATCCGAGATCGTGGATTCGTTACGCCGCTCATGCGGGCGATCGATCAGCGTCGGCCGGTCCTGGGGATGGCGCAGGGCCTGCACCTTCTTTTCGACGTGAGTTACGAAGAAGGCCAGCACACCGGCTTGGGGGTCATTCCGGGAAAGGTTGCGCGCTTTGATTTCGAGGGGCATCCCGTCGAACAGAAGGCGACGTTGCCGCATCGTGGGTGGAATCAGGTCCACTGGTCGAGGGCTTGTCCCCTCTTTGAAGGCATCGAGTCCGGCGAAAGGTTCTACTTCGATCATTCTTTCCACGCCGAGCCGCTGGACATTCAACTGGTCGTCGGTCGAAGCAATCACGGCATCGACTTTTCGGCGGCGGTATGGAGCGGCTCGGTTGTTGGAACTCAGTTCCTGCCGGTTCAATCGGACAGCGCAGGCGCCAAGGTGCTCCGCAATTTCGCGGCGATCTGA